Sequence from the Rutidosis leptorrhynchoides isolate AG116_Rl617_1_P2 chromosome 3, CSIRO_AGI_Rlap_v1, whole genome shotgun sequence genome:
ATCTATTACGGAGTATAAGCCAACCAAATGCAGCTATAATAAACATAAAAAGCAAGTGACTTTTCATTAAGCACCTCAtggaacttgcgggcatagccctAACGGTTCTcaccatgtactttgtgtcatgggatagggagaggtcatgagttcgatccttagggatgacatgattttctttaaaccaactgaacaccaataatggtggtatatattgaccctatagggaggttttaccggattcgttcacggacccctacccggaaccactggcccaatggatgtgttcccgggtaccgtcgatcgggttcgggtttccgccgaacgtgtgtgttacgtgcaaatgatgagggtcgttgaaagaaatgatctactaATGCCAAAAAATCgcggttcaaaaaaaaaaaattaagcaccTCATGAAACTAAAGCAAGAAAACTTATTTCATAACAAAATTATAAACCCAGCTCGATTatagaattataaataataatcaGATGGATGGATACGTACAAATTACAAATTGGGTACAGGTCTAACTAATCAAAATAGTCaataatctaaaaaaaaaaaaatcaaaataaccTGAAGACGTTGAATTGCTTGTTGAAAAGTTGGTATAGAAACTTTAATTGGGTGTTCATCTGCATTTGTATTAGATTCATCTAATGCTAATGACGATTGATGATTATGTTGGGTGATGGCAGAAGTAATGAAACGGCGTCGTATAGGGGTGTGGTGGAACTGGTGGATTGTGGTGGTGAATAGACGAGAAAAGGTATGGGGTTTATGGGGTTTGAGAAGAGAGGTTACCAATGGAAGTGTGAGTATCCCCATTTGGATTACAGAGCTTCAATTCTGTGCGTTTTTGTATGGGTTTTATCTTTGTAGCAATGACCTTGTTAAAAATTACATCCCTAGACTTTTGCATAACTACATAAGCCACCCTTCAAACAGTTCATATCTTCACTTCCTCTCTAAAGTGACACGTCCCTCCCATTTTGATTAACTGGATCAATCGGCTAAGGCTATTCTTCTTTCTAGGAGTCAAAGTAGTCTGTTGTATTAACTGAAGTCTCAGTTCAGACTTCAGAAGTTCATGAGATAAGTGACTATCCAGTTTAATACATAGAACAGTTTGCTTTGCAATTGGTTATGAACTCCTCTGAAGACATCGCTATCTGAGCATGTCCTATGGCAGCTGTTGAGGGGTGCTTCGTAAAGGTGACTACACCATAGCATGTCCTATCTCAGTTGTTCGGTGAAACATCATTGACATGTGTTCACGTGGAACAGATATGATCATGTGATAGGAACGTGGTCCCCCGACAAGAAATAAAGAACATAACCAATACATGGAACAAGGGAATACCGGGCCATATCTGATTTTGCGCCATTCACGAACGTCCAACTCGAACAAGCTACTTCACCCCTGGAACAAAGCTCACTCTTCTCAAAATCCCACAAGAGAAGAAAGATCTACGCTACGAAAGCCCTGTAGAGGCTCACTTCATTTCTTTACGAGCCTACCATCTCTCTTAGCTAGAGAAAAGTCTATAGAGAAATGGTTGTTCAAAAGACTTCCTCTTTACCTTACCCCTTTGCATGTTCATCTTTTTGAAAGCCCGGGTCCTTTTTTCTCTTTTCCGGGCTTCTTCTCATTCTTCTTTGGAACCTATATATGGATCGAATCAGAGTTCACGCCGCCCGGCGACTTCAATCTCGGTATTCAATGAAAGGGTGAATGAAAGCCACATATCATGCAAGAAAGAATCGATTTTACCACAGCCCgcattaaatttatttattatcaAGATAAATCAGTTTCAATTTCGCTTCAAATGGGTGGCGTCTTTTGATAGGCGATAATTGGTTACTATTGGTTTGAGATCTTCATCTCAACAAGGGGTAACCACGATAACCGGTTGAAGTGCTACAACTACTAATTTACTCCAATCTTCGGGGATTTTGGACTCGGGCATTTACATGTTTGATCATTTTATATTGTTGATAGTTATCAACTAATTTCATTTATCGTAGATTTATTCATCTAAAATTCGATGAAACTAATCATAGTAGGGTAACTTAGTGGTTGAGACTTGAAATTGTTTAACGGAGACACATATTTAATCTCTATAGGCTACAACTTTGGGCATTGCCtttaaaaaaaactataaaaaCTATGGACTCCAAGTTCTACTTCTAGAAGACTCACAAGGTTGTTTGTGTCACAGTGGAATGATGGCTTAGACATTGTTGTTTTTTATATTAATTCGACTTAAATTCATCGATAGTAATGTATTCATTGAATTCACATGCAAAACTTTTTGGACAGTGTTTCTTATTGTTACACATTCTTATAAATAAGACAACAACCGACGTtacatattttgtaccttttttcgTGTTAAATCGTGTATTTATATGGTTTCTTGTTACCAGAAGTAATTTACAGGAACAAATGATTTCACTCTATACATTACATtactttaatagtttttaattTCAATATTCCAAAAAAACGAGCGTCCTTAACATCCCGAGAAAACTACAAACAAACTAGTCAAACAAAAATCGAGAATAACATGAAAATAAAAGGAACGAAACCAAGCGAAAAACAAAAGATGGACCCCAACAATCAACCTTGAGGACCCGCCATTTTCAATTTTCCATTAACTGTCTGTTTTCAAAGAATTTTTTCCGAACTGATTCTCAATCTTGTATACGTTGACGGCCAAACGTGACTATTCACATCTCAAGGGGCtatatttaaataaattataaataatttaAGCATAAATAGTGAAGTACATTAAGGTTAGTAGGTGACTACTGAAGGTGGTTATTCGAAAAGTATAAATGAATTATTCATGTCTAAATATTTCTAAAGATCAgcaaactcaaaaaaaaaaaaaaaaaaaaaaaaaaaaaaaaaaaaaaaaattctaaagatcagcaaactcaaaaaaaaaaaaaataaataaaaaaaaaaaaaaaaaaaaaaaaaataataataataataataataataataataataataataataataataataataataataataataataataataataataataataataataataataataataataataataataataataataataataataataataataataataataataataataataataataataataataataataataataataataataataataataataataataataataataataataataataataataataataataataataataataataataataataataataataataataataataataataataataataataataataataataataataataataataataataataataataataataataataataataataataataataataataataataataataataataataataataataataataataataataataataataataataataataataataataataataataataataataataataataataataataataataataataataataataataataataataataataataataataataataataataataataataataataataataataaaataattgtaGTAGAGACCGTTATACATGAAAGTTGTATGTTTTGGGTACACCTGCAAAATTACAGTGTAGTTGTTTCGGTCCTTTCTACTTGACTTCGATCTTGATTCTTTTAGACAACAGATTTTAATGTCTACACTTGCACCAGATTTTACACATTCACAAATTAAAAAACAGATGCACAAAAATGGAcgaaattactgaattaaccttaAGGTAGGCAAATCTATCGTCACATACCATTAATTAAAAAGAACAAACACGCTATGTAGTACATACATCAAGTGAAATATTTGATGGTTATGATGAGGCATACCCTTGCAAAGCTCAAGAAACTTTAAAAAGTACACAAATTGTCAGCCAAAACATAAATTCTTACTGAAAATCGACGAATATTATAACTTCGAAGACATACCAAAATTAACTTGTAATAGTAATAACGCTCAAGGATACAATGAATTATAGTTTTCTAAACTAAAAACTCTGTTTTCAGTACCTTAATCCTTTAGCAACCTCAAAAAAATGTGCAACATTTTCCTCTGGTGTACCTACAACAATACCATGTCCAAGATTTAAAATATGTTTACCTTTCCCTGCTTTCTTCACAGTATCATTAATCCTATTCGTGATAAAATCTTTCGACCCGAAAAGCACACCCGGGTCCACATTCCCCTGAACCGCTATATCAGTCCCTAACCGTTTCCTGCCTTCAGCCATATCCACAGTCCAATCCAAGCTCACTACATCGACCCCAGTCAATGGTAGTCTCTCAAGTAACCCGCCTGACCCGCTTGCGTAGAGTATTAAAGGGAGATTTGGGTGGGTTTGTTTTACTGTGTCCACGATTTGTTTTAAGTATGGGAGACTGAATTCTTCAAAATCGGCTGGACTAAGCTCGGTTGCCCATGAGTCGAAGATTTGGACCGCTTGTGCACCGTTGTCGGCTTGGTATTGAATGTATCTAGCCATTGAGGTTGTGAACTTTTGAAGTAGCGCGTGAAGAACCTACAGTGAGATTATAAAGTTAACATTTTGACATGTTGTTGGTATTGTAAAAGGGTTGGTTGGTTAATGGTCAAAACGGGTCTGGGTCAAAATAAGTTGTGTTGGGTCAACCTTCAAACAACTTTTCCCTTTTTAATCTTAAGTTCTGTAACAATTAATATTTGAAATATGAATTAAAACAACAATATTACTACATAGATAAACCGTACTTTTATTGCAATTTGAACACTTTGGGTGACTTACAATATAATCGGCCTGTTTAATTTGTTCCCATTAGAGACAAGATATAATCCAAACAAATTGAGTTGTTTATCAGTGAATGTAAAGAAAATTGCCAACGTCTCTATATAAGGGTTAACAATAACAATTCATACTAACGAAGGATCTCTAACGTGATTCAAAAGCCATTCATGGTACAAAATATGCTAGAGAAAAAATTGAAGTTCCGAAAATAATAGAAAATGTGATTAGTGTACCTTCGGCTGTGAAAAAGCTAGCCGTTTTATTTTAGAAAAGTGCTTCGATGATCCACCTTCTACCACATAAGATGCCAGAGTAAAAGGTGCTCCAACGAAACCAAGGACTGCAGCTTCATTATTTACCTAATTACCATACAAGAAAAGTATTAACCACAGTCAATATTAACACAAACTAACTGTAGTTAGATTGTCTTAACTCTGAAGGCATCCGAGTAATACCTCTTTTCTGAGAATTGACAGAGCTTGGCCAACATACGGGACCCACTCTTCAGGGGTGAATTCAGTTACTTTATCCACGTCAGCAGCTGAGCTTATCGGATCAAATATAATGGGACCCTTTCCTTTAACAATGTCAAAGGGTATGTTCATTCCTGGTAGAGGTGTAAGAATGTCTGAAAATAAAATAACCTGTAAAAAGATAGTCAATATAACTGAATTAACAAACACTGTTCGCTTTATAACAAACATAAAAATAGTATGATTCCGAATCGAGCAAGCCGCTTACCCCATCAGGCTTAAATACTTTCCATGGCTGTAAAGAGATCTCAACCACAAGATCAACATTCTCTGATCTTTCACGAAAGGACGGATGCTTCTCACATAGGGTTTGATAACTCTGCCACATGAAAATCAAAATAAGATGATGATAACCTTATCTGTTTTACCTGTTTATAGTGGTATAATGCTGAACAAATAAAACAATGGGAGTAAATAATGTGGTTGGTTATATAGACCTGCCTTCATGTACCTCCCAGCTTGTCTCATAAGCCAAACCGGGGGTCTTTCGACATCTTTACCTCGAACCGCATTAAGCAGTAACGGTTCACTTGTATTAACCGCTTTCCGTTCAGCAACACTAGCTGGATATCATCAGTTTAGACTACTACTTAATTTCATATTACAAACATTGAATAAATTAACAAATAAAATATAGAACTTTGATGACAGAGACAATAATACTGTGCGAAATTTGGAAATCATTCCTATCCGACTTCAAAATAGTCAAACACTCATTAATAGCGTAACTTAATAAACTAATTCATATGCAAAATTGGGATAAATACCTCCGGCAGAAGAGCAGCTGACTCGATTAGGGCGACGATGATTTGTGGAATTGGAAACTGAGATGGATGAGAAGGATGGAATCGAACAGCTGTAAGTAATCGACATGTTgtgaaattatattatatataattgaattGAATGTTCGAATTGGTAAAGATGGAAGCGGTTGGGGGTGGGTTAAAAGAGGAGAGAGTGGATAATATAAAAGATAAGGCGGAAATCTACGTATCGTCGTCGTCTTCTAGTTACAGATCAGATCGGTTGTTTAGTTTGTGTAATTCATGTATGTAATAACAATAATTCGGTATTCAAGTGTTATTTCATTTCATTGTCAAATTATTGATGACAAGTATATTCAATTATTCATACTTTTTGTTTGTTTTCTTGTCTGCGAattttattatgtcttatgtcttcgAGCTCGCAGACGTTTTTACTGTACACGGTTtatttttctgaagacataagataaaataatgtcttattatgtctgcagcctcgcagacttagaaatgtgcttctaagtgctgcagacagaATTAAGTTATGTTATAGACATAAAAACAATCAGTCTTCATTATTCAGCATACAGACCTTCAGACCAGATCTTCTTAACAGATATGGTctgcagatcttcagacaaaaacatcttaaaaaataaATAACACCTTATTTTTGCAGCCTCCGTTCACAAGTAAAATGGACGCATGTTAGACGTCCTTGCTCAAGGTTTCATGTCACCCAGATTCGTGAAATAGTGTATTATAGTTATTgtgatataaagaaaaaaaattaaatgattGGTGGTTTACTTTGGATTTCATTGATGGTCATGTACCGTTTAACGTAGTTGGTCATCGTAATTTACACAAGTTAAGCTCAAGATACCCTGTCATTAACGATCGTTAAAAACTATTGTCAAATTTATGAGTATTTAAAAGACCTTGACGTGACATCCGAAATTGACAATATTATTTTTCAAGAAAATGCGCTTCATTCACGTTAGAAAGATCTACATGAATGCGACTAATTCTATAAAATGTGAATCATTCCTTCTGGAACATTCACGTGAATGCAGCTCATTCCTCGCAAAAAAAGTATCTTATGATCAAAATAGGATATATTACGTTAATTGGAATGCGGCTCATTCATGTTTGATGCATTTCAATTGTTTTGAGATTTTTTTTTTTCGGAATAACTTCTCGACATGAAACAAAATCCAAAAAAATCAAAGAGCGCATTCTACGACATGTACGATATAACTAAAATCACAACCTACAAATACATAAACTAAAAGACATACGGAGTATATCATATATGGATACACCACCAATTTGAGCAACATCATCCGCAAGAATTGATATATGTATTAACTCGCGcatgtattattatcatcattttatacTATTGCTATTGTTAATCTAGTTAACGGTTATCATCAATATATATTGTCACAACCAACAACTCATATCAACCATATCATATCGCAAATGCTAGTTGGACAAGTTTCACAACTACTCCGTACTGCATAAACTCATATCTTCACTCTGTATGATTTAGCAATTACATCACGGATTCACCGTTGCTTATACAGTGGAAAAACCACATAAATTACTGTGACCTACTCAAAAGTCAATATGTATATATTGTAAGTGGTGTATTCATTCAAATTGTAGGATGGGGTAATGTGTatttaattaatacttttatattcaGTGGACTTATAAAATTTGATCCATTCGTTAACATGTAATGTGGGTGGCTCCTTTTACACCAAATATTTTTTTATCAACCATTCAGTCATTAATATTCATTCTTATTCACAACAATTAATGTAAAGAGTGATTTTTCAATCATCACCAAAATATCAGTCTTATACCGTAAATTTCTTATTTATCTCAAATTCtttgaagtgttttttttttttttttaaaggcaacacttttattgatatatttataacgttttacACAACCAAATATATACAATAACACGAAAGAACAAACACGAAGGCCATACACAAACTCATACACAAAGACCACCACTAAATCATGATGCTAAGGTGGCATCCGGATTTTAGGAAAGGAAGCCTTGAGGGTTGTGGAGCCATGTATGCCAATTCAACGACTTTGCCTTGCATCTTTTGGCAACCCACTCGTAGCTTTTAATTTGTATCTCGTTTAATGCCATAGGTGTGTTCCACGATTTATTTGAAAAGACCTTTTGATTTCGGTTTTTCCAAATAAGATATGTAGTCGACCAAATAACCGCTTGCCATATACTTTTGCCTACACATGTATTTGTTTGACCCGCATCCGTGAACATATCTTCAACATTAACAAAGGGAATACCACCTCGTCCCCACCAATCGAACACTTTGCACCACACATCGAACGCATGTTTACACAAGATAAGAGAGTGGTTTACCGTTTCAATATCGTTATCACATAACGGACAACGAACCGAATGAAGATCAATACCTCTCTTATCAAGCTCTACTAATACCGGAAGACGTTTTTTATTTGCTCTCCAAACGAAGACTTCAATTTTTTCGGCACTAATTTGTTACACAATGTTTCACGACTATTGCTACTTGGGATTAAAAGTCTCGAGTTGAGCAAGTTCGTTAGACCTTTTGTTGAGAAAATCTCGCTACCGCCCGCTTTCCATATCCACAAATCTTTTGCGTGAGAATTTAGTTTTACACCCGAGAGCATGTCCATCAATTGTTGGAGTTCATCCTTCGCCCGACCTCTTGGAGTTCTTTGCCATGACCATTGCCCTACGCACTTAACACCATCCCATGAAAGTCTATCTTGAATAGAAGCTTCTAGATTTGTTTCTAGTCTTGATAATCGCTTGAATTTATTCTTTAATTTCTCGTTACCAACCCACGTCTCGTTCCAAAAGGAGGTAGAAGCACCGTCACCTATTTCCTTTACAAAAAAGTTTCTAAAAGGAAGACCGGAGTCTTCAATGTTAGTCCcggttttaataatatccttccaaAGCGACTTATAAGAGTCGTTTAGAGGGATGTCATCAATCCCAAGCCCACCCGAAGTTCCAAAAATGCTAGAAATAACTTTGACCCACAAGGAGTTGGTTTCGGATTTAAACatccaccaccacttgccaatcAAAGCCCAATTCTTAGTTTTAAGAGAACCCAAATTTAACCCCCCATCCCGATAAGGTAAAATCGTTtcgtcccatttaacccaagataaTTTTGATTTGTTacccgtcccgccccaaaagaaaGAACGTCTTACACACTCGAGTTTTTTAATCACACATGGCGGAGCACGgaagagcgagaagtagtacaacggAAGACTATTCAACACCGATTTAACAAGAGTCAAGCGTCCACCAAATGAAACCGTTTTAGCCCTCCAATCCGAAAgtcttttttcaaatttttttaccACCGGATCCCAACTTTCTTCCTTTTTCATGTTGCCGCCAACCGGGAGACCTAGGTACATAAATGGGGTGGTACCAACATTACAATTAAAGAGACGGGCCATACTTTCTACCTCACTCTTTTCGACCCCAATCCCGATAAGATTACTCTTTTGGAAGTTGACTTTAAGCCCCGATGTTAGC
This genomic interval carries:
- the LOC139897243 gene encoding uroporphyrinogen decarboxylase, which gives rise to MSITYSCSIPSFSSISVSNSTNHRRPNRVSCSSAGASVAERKAVNTSEPLLLNAVRGKDVERPPVWLMRQAGRYMKSYQTLCEKHPSFRERSENVDLVVEISLQPWKVFKPDGVILFSDILTPLPGMNIPFDIVKGKGPIIFDPISSAADVDKVTEFTPEEWVPYVGQALSILRKEVNNEAAVLGFVGAPFTLASYVVEGGSSKHFSKIKRLAFSQPKVLHALLQKFTTSMARYIQYQADNGAQAVQIFDSWATELSPADFEEFSLPYLKQIVDTVKQTHPNLPLILYASGSGGLLERLPLTGVDVVSLDWTVDMAEGRKRLGTDIAVQGNVDPGVLFGSKDFITNRINDTVKKAGKGKHILNLGHGIVVGTPEENVAHFFEVAKGLRY